Proteins encoded together in one Psychrobacter sanguinis window:
- a CDS encoding IS1 family transposase — protein sequence MQITLYIKCPACLSDSIKKNGFKSYGKQNYKCKDCKRQFIGDHALTYQGCHSQKDSKIRHLMVRGSGIKDIACVERISKGKVLATLKKCHYQITPKQRQYDCLEVDELWTFVGKKTNKQWLIYAYHRDTGEIVAYVWGKRDLNTVKKLKAKLQALGVSCARIASDTWDSFVTGFKGFTQVIGKFFTVGIEGNNCTIRHRVRRAFRRSCNFSKKLENHFKAFDLAFFYINHGYV from the coding sequence ATGCAAATCACACTATACATCAAATGCCCAGCCTGTCTAAGTGACAGTATAAAGAAAAATGGCTTCAAAAGCTATGGTAAACAAAACTATAAATGCAAAGACTGCAAACGGCAGTTTATTGGCGACCATGCCTTAACGTACCAAGGCTGTCACTCCCAAAAAGATAGCAAAATACGCCATCTTATGGTTCGAGGCAGTGGCATAAAAGACATCGCTTGCGTTGAGAGAATCAGCAAAGGCAAAGTACTGGCCACCCTAAAAAAGTGTCACTACCAAATAACCCCCAAGCAAAGGCAATACGACTGTCTTGAAGTCGATGAGCTTTGGACATTCGTAGGCAAGAAGACCAACAAACAATGGCTAATTTATGCCTATCACCGTGACACAGGTGAAATTGTTGCCTATGTGTGGGGAAAACGAGACCTTAACACTGTCAAAAAGCTTAAAGCTAAACTGCAAGCCTTAGGCGTAAGTTGTGCTAGAATCGCTAGTGATACCTGGGATAGCTTTGTTACCGGTTTTAAGGGCTTTACCCAAGTCATTGGCAAGTTTTTCACGGTCGGTATTGAAGGTAATAATTGCACTATCAGACATCGAGTAAGGCGAGCATTTAGGCGAAGTTGTAACTTTTCTAAAAAGCTGGAAAATCACTTTAAAGCCTTTGATTTAGCTTTCTTTTACATCAATCATGGATATGTCTAA